From one Bradyrhizobium sp. Ash2021 genomic stretch:
- a CDS encoding multidrug efflux RND transporter permease subunit produces the protein MNLGRLSINQPILAMVLSIVLLIVGALAYTTLPVSEYPQVVPPTVVITTQYPGASAQIVSDTVAAPIEQQINGVEDMLYLYSQATSNGQLTITVTFKLGTDLDKAQVLVQNRVAIAQPQLPDEVQRNGVVTRKNSPDILMVVFMLSPDDSFDQLYISNYALLQVRDQLLRLDGVGDIQIFGARDYSMRLWLDPDRIANLGLTSAEVTAAIRSQNLQITGGQIAEPPIADRAFQPNLVFTGRLKDPKQFEDIVVKAGSDGRTVRLRDVARVELGALSYSTNSFLLRKSAVGMLVTQRPGSNALATAKNISDTMTTLKASFPKGLDYNIGYNPTEFIAQSVHELIKTIYEAMALVVIVVLVFLQGWRPAIIPIVAIPVSLVGTFAVMAALGFSINNLTLFGLVLAVGIVVDDAIVVVENVERHLEHGMSRRDAALKTMEEVGGALVSIALVLCAVFVPTAFLGGISGQFFQQFAVTIAVATAISCFCSLTLSPALASLILVPHEDKRPPARWNIIARGWESFTGLFNRVFDRLSHGYARVAGFVIRHKAVMLVIYVALIGSAGWLLATTSQGFIPAQDRGYVIISAQLPGAASLARTTEVVREIERIALDTPGIVRVAVFAGFSGATRTQAGNAAALFPVFEEPEVRLKKGLTATVITNNLRQRLLSIQGAFIIVIPPPAVPGIGTGGGFTIRIQDRQGRGPELLAAATDELVAAARKSPNLTSVFSPFTANTPQLFVDIDRVKAQKLGVPIASINDTIQTYFGSTYVNDFNLFGRTYHVTAQADLPFRKETSDLARLRTRNAAGDMVMLGSVVDFRDISGPDRVARYNLYAASELQGEPTPGTSSTTALNTIKQLADQTLPSGFSFEWTDLSYQQVTGGNQGLYVFPICVLFVFLVLAAQYGSWSLPFAVLLIVPMCLLAATIGVRIMGQDVNILTQIGFVVLVGLAAKNAILIVEFARDIELEGRERLDAVIEACRLRLRPILMTSFAFILGVLPLVISTGSGSEMRQAVGVAVFFGMLGVTLFGLVFTPIFYMVVRGLADRKHPAKPAAV, from the coding sequence ATGAATCTCGGCAGGCTCTCCATCAACCAGCCCATCCTCGCGATGGTGCTGTCGATCGTGCTGCTGATCGTCGGCGCGCTCGCCTACACCACGCTGCCGGTCTCCGAATATCCGCAAGTGGTGCCGCCGACCGTCGTCATCACCACGCAATATCCGGGCGCGTCGGCGCAAATCGTTTCCGACACCGTCGCCGCTCCGATCGAGCAACAGATCAACGGCGTCGAGGACATGCTGTATCTCTACAGCCAGGCGACCTCGAACGGGCAATTGACGATCACCGTCACCTTCAAGCTCGGCACCGATCTCGACAAGGCCCAGGTGCTGGTGCAGAACCGCGTCGCAATCGCGCAGCCGCAACTGCCGGACGAGGTGCAGCGCAACGGCGTCGTCACGCGCAAGAACAGTCCTGACATCCTGATGGTCGTGTTCATGCTGTCGCCCGACGACAGCTTCGACCAGCTCTATATCTCGAACTACGCGCTGCTGCAGGTCCGTGACCAGTTACTGCGGCTCGACGGCGTCGGCGATATCCAGATCTTCGGTGCCCGCGACTATTCGATGAGGCTGTGGCTCGATCCCGACCGCATAGCCAATCTCGGCCTGACCTCGGCCGAGGTGACGGCCGCGATCCGCTCGCAGAACCTGCAGATCACCGGCGGGCAGATCGCGGAGCCGCCGATCGCGGACCGCGCCTTCCAGCCCAATCTGGTGTTTACCGGCCGCCTGAAGGATCCAAAGCAATTCGAGGACATCGTGGTGAAGGCCGGCTCCGACGGCCGCACGGTGCGCCTGCGCGACGTCGCCCGCGTCGAACTCGGCGCGCTGTCCTACTCGACCAACAGCTTTCTGCTGCGAAAGTCGGCGGTCGGCATGTTGGTGACACAGCGGCCCGGATCGAACGCGCTGGCCACCGCCAAGAACATCTCCGATACGATGACCACGCTCAAGGCGAGCTTCCCCAAAGGGCTCGACTACAATATCGGCTACAACCCGACCGAGTTCATCGCGCAATCCGTCCATGAGCTGATCAAGACCATCTACGAAGCCATGGCGCTCGTCGTCATTGTGGTGCTGGTGTTCCTGCAGGGCTGGCGGCCCGCGATCATCCCGATCGTCGCTATCCCGGTGTCGCTGGTCGGCACCTTCGCTGTGATGGCGGCGCTCGGCTTCTCGATCAACAATCTGACGCTGTTCGGCCTTGTGCTGGCAGTCGGCATCGTGGTCGATGACGCCATCGTGGTGGTGGAAAACGTCGAGCGGCATCTCGAGCATGGCATGAGCCGGCGCGATGCCGCGCTCAAGACCATGGAGGAGGTCGGCGGGGCGCTGGTCTCAATCGCGCTGGTGCTGTGCGCGGTGTTCGTGCCGACCGCGTTCCTTGGCGGGATCTCCGGGCAGTTCTTCCAGCAATTCGCCGTCACCATCGCGGTGGCGACCGCGATCTCCTGCTTCTGCTCGCTGACGCTGTCACCGGCGCTGGCCTCGCTGATCCTGGTTCCACACGAGGACAAGCGGCCGCCGGCACGCTGGAACATCATCGCCCGCGGCTGGGAAAGTTTCACCGGCCTCTTCAACCGCGTCTTCGACCGCCTCTCGCACGGCTATGCGCGCGTGGCCGGCTTCGTGATCCGGCATAAGGCTGTGATGCTCGTGATCTATGTCGCACTGATCGGCAGCGCCGGCTGGCTGCTCGCGACAACGTCGCAGGGCTTCATTCCGGCGCAGGATCGCGGCTACGTCATCATCTCGGCGCAATTGCCGGGCGCGGCGTCGCTGGCGCGCACCACCGAAGTGGTACGCGAGATCGAGCGGATTGCGCTGGATACGCCGGGTATCGTTCGCGTCGCGGTCTTTGCCGGCTTCTCGGGCGCGACGCGCACGCAGGCCGGCAACGCCGCGGCGCTGTTCCCGGTGTTCGAGGAGCCGGAAGTGCGCCTCAAGAAGGGGCTGACCGCGACCGTCATCACCAACAATCTGCGCCAGCGGCTGCTGAGCATCCAGGGTGCCTTCATCATCGTGATTCCGCCGCCTGCGGTGCCCGGCATCGGCACCGGAGGCGGCTTCACCATCCGCATCCAGGACCGTCAGGGTCGCGGTCCTGAGTTGTTGGCGGCCGCAACCGACGAATTGGTCGCCGCCGCGCGCAAGTCGCCGAACCTCACCTCGGTGTTCTCGCCCTTCACCGCGAATACGCCGCAACTGTTCGTCGACATCGATCGGGTCAAGGCACAGAAGCTCGGCGTTCCCATCGCCAGCATCAACGATACGATTCAGACCTATTTCGGTTCGACTTACGTCAACGACTTCAACCTGTTCGGTCGTACCTATCACGTCACCGCGCAAGCCGATCTGCCGTTCAGGAAAGAGACCTCCGACCTCGCGCGGCTGCGCACGCGCAATGCGGCGGGTGACATGGTCATGCTCGGCAGCGTGGTCGATTTCCGCGACATCTCCGGACCCGACCGCGTCGCGCGCTACAATCTCTACGCGGCATCCGAACTGCAGGGCGAGCCGACGCCCGGCACGAGCTCGACGACCGCCCTCAACACCATCAAGCAGCTCGCCGATCAAACGCTGCCGAGCGGTTTCTCGTTCGAATGGACCGACCTGTCCTACCAGCAGGTCACCGGCGGCAACCAGGGTCTCTATGTGTTCCCGATCTGCGTGCTGTTCGTGTTCCTGGTGCTGGCGGCGCAATATGGCAGCTGGAGCCTGCCGTTCGCCGTTCTCCTGATCGTGCCGATGTGCCTGCTCGCTGCGACCATCGGCGTGCGCATCATGGGGCAGGACGTCAATATCCTGACGCAAATCGGTTTCGTGGTGCTGGTGGGCCTTGCCGCGAAGAATGCGATCCTGATCGTCGAGTTTGCCCGCGACATCGAGCTCGAAGGGCGCGAGCGGCTGGACGCGGTCATCGAAGCCTGCCGCTTGCGGCTGCGGCCGATCCTGATGACGTCGTTCGCGTTCATTCTCGGCGTGCTGCCGCTGGTGATCTCGACCGGCTCGGGCTCGGAGATGCGTCAGGCGGTCGGTGTCGCCGTGTTCTTCGGCATGCTCGGCGTCACGCTGTTCGGCCTGGTCTTCACGCCGATTTTCTACATGGTGGTCCGCGGGCTGGCCGATCGGAAGCATCCTGCGAAGCCGGCCGCGGTCTGA
- a CDS encoding ABC transporter substrate-binding protein, whose amino-acid sequence MKSGLLAAVAVCGLFLAGPASAQGVKIGILNDQSGVYADYGGKWSVEAAKMAVEDFGGEVLGQKIEVVTADHQNKPDLATAIARRWYEVEGVDMITELTTSSVALAIHDLSKQMKKIDIVVGAATSRLTGDACQPYGFHWAYDTHALAVGTGGALVEAGGDTWFFMTADYAFGYALEKDTGDVVKEKGGKVLGSVRIPLNSSDFSSFLLQAQSSKAKIIGLANAGLDTTNSIKQAAEFGIVKGGQKLAGLLLTLAEVHGLGLEAAQGLVLTEGYYWDRDDKSRELANRFFKRTGRMPNMIQAGTYSATLQYLKAVKAAGTKDTEAVARKLKELPVDDLFAQGGKVLENGRMVHDLYLFEVKKPSESKKPWDYYKQLAVVPGDKAFPTAKDSGCPLTK is encoded by the coding sequence ATGAAATCGGGATTGTTGGCGGCCGTTGCGGTGTGCGGTCTTTTCCTCGCCGGGCCGGCGTCGGCACAGGGCGTCAAGATCGGCATTCTGAACGATCAGTCCGGGGTCTACGCCGACTACGGCGGCAAGTGGTCGGTCGAAGCGGCCAAGATGGCGGTGGAGGATTTCGGCGGCGAAGTGCTTGGCCAGAAGATCGAAGTCGTTACCGCCGACCATCAGAACAAGCCGGATCTCGCAACCGCGATCGCGCGGCGCTGGTATGAGGTCGAAGGCGTCGACATGATCACGGAGTTGACGACGTCGTCGGTGGCGCTCGCGATTCACGATTTGTCGAAGCAGATGAAGAAGATCGACATCGTGGTCGGCGCGGCCACCTCGCGTCTCACCGGCGATGCCTGCCAGCCCTACGGCTTCCACTGGGCCTACGACACGCACGCGCTGGCGGTCGGCACCGGCGGCGCGCTGGTCGAGGCCGGCGGCGATACCTGGTTCTTCATGACTGCGGACTATGCCTTCGGTTATGCGCTCGAAAAAGACACCGGCGATGTCGTCAAGGAGAAGGGCGGCAAGGTGCTGGGCTCGGTCCGCATTCCCCTCAACTCGTCGGATTTCTCGTCGTTCCTGCTGCAGGCGCAGAGCTCGAAGGCCAAGATCATCGGCCTTGCCAATGCCGGTCTCGACACCACCAACTCGATCAAGCAGGCCGCCGAATTCGGCATCGTCAAGGGCGGTCAGAAGCTCGCCGGTCTGCTGCTGACCCTGGCCGAAGTCCACGGTCTCGGGCTTGAGGCCGCCCAGGGCCTGGTGCTGACCGAAGGCTATTACTGGGATCGCGACGACAAGAGCCGCGAGCTCGCCAATCGCTTCTTCAAGCGCACCGGGCGGATGCCGAACATGATCCAGGCCGGCACCTATTCGGCGACGCTGCAATATCTCAAGGCGGTCAAGGCCGCCGGCACCAAGGACACCGAGGCGGTCGCCAGGAAGCTGAAGGAGCTTCCGGTCGACGATCTCTTTGCGCAAGGCGGCAAGGTGCTGGAAAACGGCCGCATGGTGCACGACCTCTATCTGTTCGAGGTCAAGAAGCCGTCGGAGTCGAAGAAGCCCTGGGATTACTACAAGCAACTCGCGGTGGTCCCGGGCGACAAGGCGTTCCCGACCGCGAAGGACTCCGGTTGTCCGCTGACGAAGTGA
- a CDS encoding caspase family protein, translated as MKLREFLIYGFCLAAGALFATAAAAERRVALVIGNAVYKNASSLPNTINDSTAIAALFKSVGFEVVISRNDLGVVDFKRSVREFLITAENADMAVVYYAGHGIEIGGTNYLVPVDAKLSRDYDVDDEAVSLDRIIWALQTVRRLRLILLDACRDNPFAAKLRSAGNRATARGGLAKIEEVSADTLVAYAAKAGSISYDGDGINSPYATALIKHLAEPGLDIRIALGRVRDDVVAMTGGRQEPFIYGSLGGATIPLVSLPAKKVEPPPAPAAVAKREPPAAAVPAPSPPSPAPPKPAVAVAPAPASVPPAPPKPVVVVNPAPANVPPAIKIEPPKPALPAQAALETADPCIRDEQRLARLRANPTPDEIASFQRDLGCIRLRPQVQRLFESYVTEPRPAAAPPAPKLQAETQPVPAEDVCARDTARLARLRAEPSINAVATFERELGCEQIRPQLRRLRESLGG; from the coding sequence ATGAAACTGCGAGAATTCCTGATCTACGGCTTCTGTCTTGCTGCGGGGGCGTTGTTCGCCACCGCAGCCGCGGCAGAGCGGCGCGTCGCGCTGGTGATCGGGAATGCCGTCTACAAGAATGCATCGTCGCTGCCCAATACGATCAACGACTCGACCGCGATCGCGGCGCTGTTCAAATCGGTGGGCTTCGAAGTCGTCATCTCACGCAACGATCTCGGCGTCGTCGATTTCAAGCGCAGCGTGCGTGAATTCCTGATCACGGCAGAGAACGCCGATATGGCGGTGGTCTATTATGCCGGCCACGGCATCGAGATCGGCGGCACCAACTATCTGGTCCCGGTGGATGCGAAACTCAGCCGCGACTACGACGTCGATGACGAGGCGGTGTCGCTCGACCGCATCATCTGGGCACTGCAGACGGTGCGCCGCCTGCGGCTGATTCTGCTCGACGCCTGCCGCGACAATCCGTTTGCCGCAAAGCTGCGCTCCGCAGGGAACCGAGCTACCGCCAGAGGCGGCCTTGCCAAGATCGAGGAAGTCAGCGCCGACACGCTGGTGGCTTATGCCGCGAAGGCCGGCTCGATTTCCTATGACGGCGACGGCATCAACAGCCCCTACGCCACCGCGCTGATCAAGCATCTCGCCGAGCCCGGCCTCGATATCCGCATCGCGCTCGGCCGCGTCCGCGATGATGTGGTCGCCATGACCGGCGGACGGCAGGAACCGTTCATCTACGGCTCGCTCGGCGGTGCCACCATCCCGCTGGTGTCGTTGCCGGCCAAGAAGGTCGAACCGCCGCCTGCGCCCGCCGCGGTCGCCAAGCGCGAGCCGCCGGCGGCGGCCGTACCTGCGCCAAGCCCGCCGTCACCCGCACCGCCGAAACCCGCGGTGGCCGTCGCTCCCGCGCCCGCCAGCGTGCCACCGGCGCCGCCAAAGCCGGTGGTGGTCGTCAACCCCGCGCCTGCCAACGTCCCGCCGGCGATCAAGATCGAACCGCCCAAGCCGGCGCTGCCGGCGCAAGCCGCACTGGAGACCGCCGATCCCTGCATCCGCGACGAACAGCGCCTGGCTCGCCTGCGCGCCAACCCGACGCCCGATGAAATCGCCAGCTTCCAGCGCGACCTCGGCTGCATCCGGCTGCGCCCCCAGGTGCAGCGCCTGTTCGAGAGCTACGTGACCGAACCGCGGCCTGCGGCGGCCCCGCCGGCGCCGAAGCTGCAGGCCGAGACCCAACCGGTTCCCGCCGAGGACGTCTGTGCGCGCGACACCGCCCGCCTGGCACGCCTGCGAGCCGAGCCGAGCATCAACGCTGTTGCAACATTCGAGCGGGAACTCGGCTGCGAGCAAATCCGACCGCAGCTGCGGCGGCTGCGTGAGAGCCTTGGCGGTTGA
- a CDS encoding DUF4399 domain-containing protein translates to MVQRILRSILVPFFGSLLLCNAALSQTGGPTPSPPGAAVYFIGLKDGDTLPTKSTLHFGLRGMGVAPAGSDRANSGHHHLIIDAPTPALNTEIPNDFQHLHFGAGQTETEITLTPGEHTLQLVFGDKNHVPHSPPVMSERIKVKVADVAPPPAPAAAGERKPSPKDAKVYFIYPTDGAYISPNPVIRFGLLNMGVAPAGFDKPNTGHHHLLVDAELPPMDQPIPNDFNHLHFGAGQTEAKIRLPLGPHKLRLLFADSAHVPHDPPVYSDVINVTVTESGRPPPRKRVKHRRHWRYYRT, encoded by the coding sequence ATGGTCCAGCGAATCCTGAGGTCGATCCTCGTCCCTTTTTTCGGCTCCTTGTTGCTCTGCAACGCAGCGCTGTCCCAGACCGGCGGGCCGACGCCGTCGCCTCCGGGCGCCGCCGTGTACTTCATCGGATTGAAGGACGGCGACACGCTTCCCACCAAATCCACACTGCATTTCGGCCTGCGCGGAATGGGCGTCGCGCCGGCGGGTTCCGACCGGGCCAATTCGGGTCACCATCACCTGATCATCGATGCACCGACACCGGCCCTCAATACCGAAATACCGAACGACTTCCAGCACCTGCATTTCGGCGCCGGCCAGACCGAAACCGAGATCACGCTGACGCCCGGCGAGCACACCTTGCAGCTCGTGTTCGGCGACAAGAATCACGTGCCGCATTCGCCGCCTGTCATGTCGGAGCGGATCAAGGTCAAGGTGGCCGATGTCGCGCCGCCCCCGGCGCCGGCAGCCGCTGGCGAACGCAAGCCGTCGCCAAAGGATGCCAAGGTCTATTTCATCTATCCGACCGACGGCGCCTATATCTCGCCCAACCCGGTGATCCGCTTCGGTCTCCTCAATATGGGCGTAGCACCTGCAGGATTTGACAAGCCGAACACCGGACACCATCATTTGCTCGTCGACGCGGAATTGCCGCCGATGGATCAGCCGATCCCGAACGACTTCAACCATCTGCATTTCGGCGCCGGCCAGACCGAGGCGAAGATCAGGCTGCCGCTCGGCCCGCACAAGCTGCGCCTGCTGTTCGCCGACTCGGCCCACGTGCCGCACGATCCGCCGGTTTATTCCGACGTCATCAACGTGACCGTGACGGAGAGCGGCCGTCCGCCACCGAGGAAGCGCGTCAAACACCGCCGCCACTGGCGGTACTACCGGACTTGA
- a CDS encoding formylglycine-generating enzyme family protein: MKLRLLSVISLTALVGLGSPGANAQRGLSTGPPADRPASSPDAVVAQRSIEPGETFRDCADCPELVVVPPGDFTMGSNDTPYEKPEHAITIRKPFAIGRREVTFAEWDQCADAGACKHRPDDHGWGRGDRPVINVSWDDSKLFVAWLSQKVGQRYRLPTEAEWEYAARAGTKTPFWWGKDVGSGRAQCDACGSSSSKQIVATGSFRPNGFGLYDTSGNAAEWVEDCWNDNYKNAPRDAVAWTTGDCRLRVLRGGNFLSKATEVRSASRFRYDVDVRYYANGFRVVRDLQ; the protein is encoded by the coding sequence ATGAAATTGCGGCTGTTGTCTGTGATTTCCCTCACAGCGCTGGTTGGGTTGGGAAGTCCCGGAGCGAACGCGCAGCGAGGGCTGAGCACCGGCCCGCCGGCCGACCGGCCCGCGTCGTCACCCGACGCTGTGGTGGCGCAACGCAGCATCGAACCCGGCGAAACCTTTCGTGACTGCGCCGACTGCCCCGAGCTTGTGGTGGTCCCGCCCGGGGACTTCACGATGGGGTCCAACGACACCCCATATGAGAAGCCGGAGCACGCGATCACCATCCGCAAGCCATTCGCGATCGGCCGCCGCGAAGTGACGTTCGCGGAATGGGACCAGTGCGCCGATGCCGGCGCCTGCAAGCACCGGCCCGACGATCACGGCTGGGGACGCGGCGACCGGCCGGTGATCAATGTGAGCTGGGATGACAGCAAACTCTTTGTCGCCTGGTTGTCGCAGAAAGTCGGGCAAAGATACCGCCTGCCCACCGAAGCCGAATGGGAATATGCGGCGCGCGCAGGGACCAAGACGCCATTCTGGTGGGGCAAAGACGTCGGTTCGGGCCGCGCGCAGTGCGATGCTTGCGGCAGTTCGAGCAGCAAGCAGATCGTTGCCACCGGCTCGTTCCGGCCCAACGGCTTTGGGCTCTACGACACATCAGGCAACGCCGCCGAATGGGTCGAGGATTGCTGGAACGACAATTACAAAAATGCGCCCAGGGACGCGGTGGCCTGGACGACCGGCGATTGCCGCCTGCGGGTGCTGCGCGGCGGCAATTTCCTCTCAAAGGCAACCGAGGTCAGATCCGCGTCACGGTTCCGCTACGACGTCGACGTGCGCTATTACGCCAACGGTTTTCGTGTCGTGCGGGATTTGCAGTGA